From Symphalangus syndactylus isolate Jambi chromosome X, NHGRI_mSymSyn1-v2.1_pri, whole genome shotgun sequence, the proteins below share one genomic window:
- the LOC129475738 gene encoding G antigen 10-like, with the protein MSWRGRSTYRPRPRRYVEPPEVTGPMLPEQFSDEVESPEPEEGEPATQCEDPAAAQEGEDEGAAAQEGEDEGASAGQGPEPEADSQEEVHPTTGCECGDGPDGQEMGPPNPEEVKTPEEGEKQSQC; encoded by the exons ATGAGTTGGCGAGGAAGATCGACCTATCGGCCTAGACCAAGACGCTATGTAGAGCCTCCTGAAGTGACTGGGCCTATGCTG CCCGAGCAGTTCAGTGATGAAGTGGAATCACCAGAACCTGAAGAAGGGGAACCAGCAACTCAATGTGAGGATCCTGCAGCTGctcaggagggagaggatgagggagcagctgctcaggagggagaggatgagggAGCATCTGCAGGTCAAG ggccGGAGCCTGAAGCTGATAGCCAGGAAGAGGTTCACCCAACGACTGGGTGTGAGTGTGGAGATGGTCCTGATGGCCAGGAGATGGGCCCGCCAAATCCAGAGGAGGTGAAAACGCCTGAAGAAG GTGAGAAGCAATCACAGTGTTAA